A single Phytohabitans houttuyneae DNA region contains:
- a CDS encoding YybH family protein has translation MASAEDEVRDLFGRQAEAMRAKDIDRLMAMYAPDVVYFDVVPPLRFAGPAALRDRFTRWFDSWESALAIEVRDLRVVVRGTSRSRTGSAGPAGPCGAAGRPAPGCG, from the coding sequence ATGGCCTCGGCTGAGGACGAGGTGCGGGACCTCTTCGGCCGCCAGGCCGAGGCGATGCGGGCCAAGGACATCGACCGGCTGATGGCGATGTACGCGCCGGACGTCGTGTACTTCGACGTCGTGCCTCCGCTGCGGTTTGCCGGGCCGGCCGCGCTCCGGGACAGGTTCACGCGGTGGTTCGACAGCTGGGAGAGCGCGCTCGCCATCGAGGTCCGCGACCTGCGGGTGGTGGTGCGGGGGACATCGCGTTCGCGCACTGGTTCAGCCGGGCCAGCGGGACCCTGCGGGGCGGCCGGCAGGCCGGCTCCTGGCTGCGGGTGA